Proteins found in one Saccharomyces kudriavzevii IFO 1802 strain IFO1802 genome assembly, chromosome: 11 genomic segment:
- the SKDI11G3200 gene encoding uncharacterized protein, translated as MLVPTLVPNASANEDANTGGNAESNRIHPVTDIIKEPYKRKGSQMVFLERKKLKAQFPNTSENTNVLEFLGFRSDEIKHLFLYGIDIYFCPEGVFTQYGLCKGCQKMFELCVCWPRQKVSYRSIAWEALAVERMLRNDEEYKEYLENIEPYHGDPVGYLKFFSVKKREIYSQIQRNYAWYLAITRRRETISVLDSTRGKQGSRVFRMSGRQIEELYFEAWSNLRESKTGVLQYFLNWDEKKCQEEWEAKDATVVVEALEKLGVFQRLRSMTSAGLQGPQYVKLQFGRHHQRLRSRYELSLGMHLRDQTALGGTPSKLPHWTPFLSMLIGLFYNKIFRQRLEYLLEQISEVWLLPHWLDLANVEVLAADNTRVPLYMLMVAVHKELGSDDVPDGKIDILLCRDSSREVGE; from the coding sequence atgctagtgccaacgctagtgccaaatgctagtgccaacgaGGACGCCAATACAGGCGGCAATGCTGAGAGTAATAGAATCCATCCAGTCACTGACATTATTAAAGAGCCATATAAGCGGAAAGGGAGTCAAATGGTTTTTCtagagagaaagaaactgaaagcACAGTTTCCCAATACTTCTGAGAATACGAATGTATTAGagtttcttggatttcGGTCTGACGAAATTAAACATCTTTTCCTCTATGGTATCGATATATACTTCTGCCCAGAGGGAGTGTTCACACAATACGGATTATGCAAGGGCTGTCAAAAGATGTTCGAGCTCTGCGTCTGCTGGCCTCGCCAGAAAGTATCGTATCGGAGTATAGCTTGGGAAGCACTAGCTGTGGAGAGAATGCTGCGAAATGACGAGGAATACAAGGAATACTTGGAAAATATCGAGCCATATCATGGGGACCCTGTAggatatttgaaattttttagcGTAAAGAAGAGAGAGATCTACTCTCAGatacaaagaaattatgcTTGGTACCTGGCTATTACTAGAAGAAGGGAAACAATTAGTGTATTGGATTCGACAAGAGGCAAGCAAGGGAGCCGAGTTTTCCGCATGTCTGGAAGGCAAATCGAAGAGTTGTATTTTGAAGCATGGAGCAACTTGCGCGAATCGAAGACGGGGGTGCTGCAGTACTTTTTGAACTGGGACGAGAAAAAGTGCCAGGAAGAATGGGAGGCAAAAGACGCTACGGTCGTTGTGGAGGCGCTCGAGAAACTTGGAGTTTTTCAGCGTTTGCGTTCCATGACAAGCGCTGGACTGCAGGGTCCGCAGTACGTCAAGCTGCAGTTTGGCAGGCATCATCAACGGCTGAGGAGCAGGTATGAATTAAGTTTAGGAATGCACTTGCGAGATCAGACTGCGCTGGGAGGTACCCCATCTAAACTGCCGCATTGGACGCCTTTCCTCTCGATGCTAATAGGCCTGTTCtacaataaaatattccGGCAGAGACTGGAGTATCTTTTGGAGCAGATTTCGGAGGTGTGGTTATTACCACATTGGCTTGATTTGGCAAACGTTGAAGTTCTCGCTGCAGATAACACGAGAGTACCACTGTACATGCTGATGGTAGCGGTTCACAAAGAGCTAGGTAGCGATGATGTTCCAGACGGTAAGattgatatattattatgtaGAGATTCCAGCAGAGAAGTTGGAGAGTGA
- the SKDI11G3210 gene encoding integrase catalytic domain-containing protein codes for MLGHANARTIRHSLKNSSITYLRESDVDWSDSTTYQCPDCLVGKSTKHRHVKGSRLKYQESYQPFQYLHTDIFGPVHHLPKSAPSYFISFTDEKTRFKWVYPLLDRREQSILDVFTKIIAFIGNQFNANVLVVQMDRGPEYTNKTLRNFFMERGITPCYTTTADSRAHGIAERSNRTLLDDRRTHLRCSGLLNRLWFSAVEFSTIIRNSLISPKNKNYPRQHAGLAGLDISTLLPFGQTVVVNNHSPGSKICPRGIPGCALHPLRNSYGYIIYVPSLKKTIDTTDYVIWHDEQSRLDQCNYDALTFDADINRLTAPYLLSFVNL; via the coding sequence ATGCTTGGGCATGCAAACGCTAGAACAATTAGACATTCTCTCAAGAATAGTTCGATCACATACTTGAGAGAATCGGATGTAGACTGGTCTGATTCTACTACTTATCAATGTCCAGACTGTTTAGTTGGCAAAAGCACTAAACATAGACATGTCAAAGGATCACGACTAAAGTACCAAGAATCTTATCAACCCTTTCAGTACTTACATACCGATATATTTGGCCCTGTTCACCATCTGCCAAAGAGTGCACCTTCCTATTTTATCTCATTTACTGATGAGAAGACGAGATTCAAATGGGTTTATCCATTACTCGATCGTCGTGAGCAATCTATTTTAGAcgtatttacaaaaataatagccTTCATTGGCAATCAATTCAATGCCAACGTTTTAGTCGTACAAATGGACAGAGGACCCGAGTACACTAACAAGACCCTccgtaatttctttatggAACGCGGTATAACTCCATGCTatacaacaacagcagatTCCAGAGCACATGGTATTGCTGAACGATCAAACCGTACCTTATTAGACGACCGTCGCACACATCTACGGTGCAGCGGTTTATTAAATCGTCTATGGTTTTCAGCAGTCGAATTCTCCACCATTAtcagaaattctttaatttcgccaaaaaacaagaattacCCACGACAACATGCTGGTTTAGCAGGACTTGATATCAGTACTCTATTACCATTCGGTCAAACTGTTGTAGTCAACAATCACAGTCCcggttcaaaaatttgccCTCGTGGTATTCCTGGTTGCGCCTTACATCCATTACGAAACTCATATGGTTATATTATCTATGTtccatctttgaagaaaacaatagacACTACTGATTACGTTATTTGGCATGATGAACAATCCAGATTGGACCAATGCAATTATGATGCACTTACCTTTGAT